The Candidatus Cloacimonadota bacterium region GTGGCACGTCCACCTGTACATACTTGTGCTCACCGCAGCACTGCGGAACTCATGAACAAAGGACTACCAAACCTACCTACCACAAAATCCTTGACCAATATCCACAATCTCTCTTGCTTGATCATAGTAAATTCTTGGGAGAAAAGAATGCGTAAAATAGACACAAGCGCGGAGATCGAAAAGATAAAGGTTTTCTTGCGCGATTATCTGACTAGCAGCGGTCATCAGAAATACATCGTTGGCGTATCCGGCGGAATAGACAGCGCCCTCAGCGCAGCTTTGGCGACGCTGGCTATAGGTAAAGAGAATGTGATCGGCTTGCTTTTGCCCTATCGCAACAGTCATCCGGACAGCAGTGCTGATGCCAAAATATTATGCCAAACGCTGGATATAGAGTATCAGACGATAGACATCAGCCCAATGGTGGATGCATGGTTCGACAATTATGAACCCGATGCCAATCATTTACGCAGAGGCAATCTGATGGCACGCAGCCGTATGTGTGTGCTATATGACCTTTCAGCAAAATACCGCGCGTTGGTATTAGGAACCTGTAATCTCAGTGAGATCATGACCGGTTACTTCACTCAATTTGGAGATTCCGCAGCAGCCGTGGAGCCCCTGGCGCAGCTTTATAAGACGGAGGTTTGGCAAATGGCGAAGGAGATGGAAATCCCGCAAAAGATCATAGATAAAATTCCTACTGCGGATTTGTGGCCTCAACAATCCGATGAAGCCGATATGGGTATATCCTACGCGGATCTTGATGCTATATTATGGGCTATTCACTCCATGCAAGATTTGGATACGTTTGACGTGGATAAAGTAAAGACTGTTTACAAATTAATAGCCCGCAGCGCTTTCAAACGCAATCCCGCGCCAGTTCCGGAGGCTCCGTGTTATCTTTGAGCGCCAAAGACAGGTGCAAGCGATGTCACACCGAGCGCGCCTTGAGATTATGCCCCAGAACTAAAATGGGTATGTGTTGGCAGTGTTGCAATGAAATTAGGATAGACCTGAAGTGCCCCACCGATTGCCCTTATGCGCCCCGAATTGAAGCCCAAAGCCCCTTTCCCGCCTTCAAGGCAGATAACAATCATGAAGCTGTGGATGCAGCCAAGAAATACATCGATATCTGGATTCGCATGGAGAATCCGGGATTTGTATCGAAAAGCCCCATTAGTCTGGCAACAAAGGACAAAAAGACGCTCCTGGACACTCTTTCTGGATATCAGTATCCGGGCAATTTCCCTGTCGATTACCTGATGGACAGGCTGGGTTTACCGCTCAAAAAAGAAGAAAAGAAGCTACATCCCGAGGATGTGACCGCCAAATATCTGGACTTCGTGATTGCCCTGGAATTTAGGGAATTGCGTTCACTTACCATGAATCAATCTGAACTGGCGGATTTGGCTGAACTCTATGAGACCATCGTCAGCGAAATACCCTATTTTAAAAAGCTGAGGCAATATAGCTTTGTCCACACGGGAATGTCGGAAGACGGAGCTTCTTGCATAGTATTTACAGAGCTGAACCGCAAGCACGAATTCTGCTTTGTATTGCGGGAAGATAACGGCACATGGTATATCAGACAGTGCATTGTGGGCAATCCCTCCCTCTATTTCAAGCAGAACGAGATATTTTCCTCAATCGCTCAGCATCTGGCCAATGGCGATGCAAGCCGGGCTTTTGATGAGATAGTCCTGGCACAGAGAAGCTTTCCTGACAGCGCAGATTTATACTACTATCGCGGATTGTGCAGACTGTTAACCAAAGAGCAGAACAGAGCCAAAGCCGATCTGATGTATGCCGTTGCCCTGGACAATGGCTTTGCTCCACCCTATATGCATTTAGGGATTTTGTGTCTGAACGACAAAGACTATAAGGAAGCAGAATTGTGGTTCGCCGCACTGTGCCGCATAGAACCCGATAATCCGGATTCTGCAAACAACCTTGGCATTGCCCTGATCGGGCAAGGAAGAAATGACGAAGCCATCAAAGTGTGGCAATCCATCCTTCAGAAAAATGCCAGTCACGAATTAGCGAGGAAAAACCTGGAATTGTATGGATAAGTATTATATGAAGCTTGCCATCCGCAAAGCTGAAGAATCTCGCGGAAAGTGCTCACCCAATCCATTTGTGGGCGCCATCATCGTAAAGGACGGGAAAACAGTAGGTGAAGGCAGCACAATGCCCTACGGAAAAGATCATGCCGAGATAGTAGCTATTCGTGAAGCCGGAGAACAGGCAAAAGGCGCTACCATGTATGTGAGCCTGGAACCCTGTTGTCATACCGGTAAAACCCCGCCATGTACAGAAGCCATCATCGCAAGCGGGATCAAAAGAGTTGTGGTGGGCATTGTGGATCCCAATCCCCTAATGTGTGGAAAGGGTATAGAAAGGCTGAAAAACACCGGCATCGAAGTAGAATATGGCTTCTTTGAAGAAAGCATTAATGAACAACTAGAATACTACCTCTGCTACATGAACAAAAAGCGACCATTTGTGATCTGGAAAACTGCCTTGAGTCTGGACGGGAAGTTTGCCGCCAGTGACGGCTCTTCCAGATGGATTACCAATCCTGCTTCACGTCGCCAGGTACACAAAGTACGCTCAGAAGTGGAAGTGGTAATGGCTGGTATCAATAGCGTGAGCAAAGACAACGCCATGCTGAATGTAAGAGGAATGCGCAAGGTGAAACAACCGCTAAGGGTGGTCTTGGATCCATACCTGGATATCAGGGAAGATTCCATGCTGGTGAAAAGTGCGAAAGAGTATCCTGCAATGCTCTTGTATCACACTGCCGAAGAGAGTAAGGTGCAGGCTTTGAACATGGCTGGAGTAAAGACGCAAAAAGTGCATGGACACAAGGATGAGCTTGATCTGAATGAAGTGATGCAAGTGTTATGGGACATGAAGCTCTATTCTGTGCTTTTGGAAACTGGAAACAGGCTGAGCGAAGCCTTTTGGAAAGCCAAATTGGTGGACAAATGCCTGATCTTCTATGGCAATCGCATCTTGGGCGGTGAAAATGGAAGCTTAAAATCCTATGACCGAAAGAATATCGACCGCGCCATTCAGCTCCAAAAGGTTCGCATCAGGAAGTTGCAGGACAATGTCTTAGTGAGTGGTTATCCTTTGTGGTAACCCCTTATTCATAGCTATATTCACAATGTTTACGCAGGTTTGGAATGCCTCCATAGCGGGGATTCCAATTGTATTCCAACATCAGAATCAAGCGGTTGGAATCGTCATAAGTATATAGCCGGGATTCTGTTTCCTGGTCAAATGCGTTCATCTTGGATTCCTGAAGTAAGTTTCCTTTATCGTCGTAACTATACTGCATCTTATACATCAGCGAATCTTCCTCAGATCTGCAAACCACAAAGCTGAGAAGGCCGGAGCTGTCGTATATATAGGTATGAGTCTCGGTTAGATCGTCCTTGAAGTCGAAACGCTGTTTCTGAAGAGGCAGATTGTCGCTACTCTGCAGTATCTTATAGTAATGTGACAGATATCCCACCTGATTGTAGTAGCATATCCCAGAGCATTGAGTCTGTTGCGGTTTAGTAGCGCAAGACCTTTGTGAGCACCTTACCTTTGGCATCGTATTGGATGCTGCCGGATTGCTTTCTGTGAGGTTCATCATAATCCACAGAGCGGGAAATGAGGCCATTCATATGGTTGTAAACGAGGCTTTCTTTGTAGAGGGGATCTTCGCTGTTTATGCGAATCTCCTTGCCCTTATAGGTTCGGTTGCCCTGAAGGATGTATTTTTCCATTTTCATCGTATAGGATGGTATTTTGGGTATCCAGGCTCAGGATGTTTTTACCGTGCTTTTGCGATACCAGATAGACCTTCTCATGCGCGATGGTCTGACCTCGGTAAGCTTCACCTTCCTGGGCTATTGCCGTACAAACATATAGAAATATACATATAATGGCAAAGAACTTGTTCATGATGTCTCCTTCATCTACTGCTCCTTGGGCTTTTCGATCAAGATATTGCATTCTAAATTTATCTTAGAATGCATGCAAGTCACGAATATTACCCTGAACAAAATCGTCAAGCCTTTTGCTGAAAGGACCGTCATGAGTGTTTCCAGTTAATTTCTGCTTGCATATCAGAACTTGTGACTTACAATAAGTAAATAGCGCGTTAGGTGGTTTTTGCCATCCTGTCATCTTATATCTTTAATG contains the following coding sequences:
- a CDS encoding NAD+ synthase, whose product is MRKIDTSAEIEKIKVFLRDYLTSSGHQKYIVGVSGGIDSALSAALATLAIGKENVIGLLLPYRNSHPDSSADAKILCQTLDIEYQTIDISPMVDAWFDNYEPDANHLRRGNLMARSRMCVLYDLSAKYRALVLGTCNLSEIMTGYFTQFGDSAAAVEPLAQLYKTEVWQMAKEMEIPQKIIDKIPTADLWPQQSDEADMGISYADLDAILWAIHSMQDLDTFDVDKVKTVYKLIARSAFKRNPAPVPEAPCYL
- a CDS encoding tetratricopeptide repeat protein — protein: MLSLSAKDRCKRCHTERALRLCPRTKMGMCWQCCNEIRIDLKCPTDCPYAPRIEAQSPFPAFKADNNHEAVDAAKKYIDIWIRMENPGFVSKSPISLATKDKKTLLDTLSGYQYPGNFPVDYLMDRLGLPLKKEEKKLHPEDVTAKYLDFVIALEFRELRSLTMNQSELADLAELYETIVSEIPYFKKLRQYSFVHTGMSEDGASCIVFTELNRKHEFCFVLREDNGTWYIRQCIVGNPSLYFKQNEIFSSIAQHLANGDASRAFDEIVLAQRSFPDSADLYYYRGLCRLLTKEQNRAKADLMYAVALDNGFAPPYMHLGILCLNDKDYKEAELWFAALCRIEPDNPDSANNLGIALIGQGRNDEAIKVWQSILQKNASHELARKNLELYG
- the ribD gene encoding bifunctional diaminohydroxyphosphoribosylaminopyrimidine deaminase/5-amino-6-(5-phosphoribosylamino)uracil reductase RibD, with the translated sequence MDKYYMKLAIRKAEESRGKCSPNPFVGAIIVKDGKTVGEGSTMPYGKDHAEIVAIREAGEQAKGATMYVSLEPCCHTGKTPPCTEAIIASGIKRVVVGIVDPNPLMCGKGIERLKNTGIEVEYGFFEESINEQLEYYLCYMNKKRPFVIWKTALSLDGKFAASDGSSRWITNPASRRQVHKVRSEVEVVMAGINSVSKDNAMLNVRGMRKVKQPLRVVLDPYLDIREDSMLVKSAKEYPAMLLYHTAEESKVQALNMAGVKTQKVHGHKDELDLNEVMQVLWDMKLYSVLLETGNRLSEAFWKAKLVDKCLIFYGNRILGGENGSLKSYDRKNIDRAIQLQKVRIRKLQDNVLVSGYPLW